tgtatgtatgtatgtacttatgtatgtatgtatgtacttatgtatgtatgtatgtatgtatgtatgtatgtatgtacttatgtatgtatgtacttatgtatgtatgtatgtatgtatgtatgtatgtatgtatgtatgtatgtatgcacttatgtatgtatgtatgtatgtatgtatgtatgtatgtatgtacttatgtatgtatgtatgtatgtatgtatgcacttatgtatgtatgtatgtatgtatgtatgtatgtatgtatgtatgtacttatgtatgtattgtagtatgtatgtacttatgatgtatgtatgtatgtagttaagtatgtatgtacttatgtatgtatgtatgtatgtaggtcATGTactgatgtatgtatgtatgtatgtatgtatgtacttatgtatgtatgtatgtatgtatgtatgtatgtatgtatgtacttatgtatgtatgtatgtatgtatgtatgtatgtatgtatgtatgtatgtatgtacttatgtatgtatgtatgtatgtatgtatgtatgtatgtatgtatgtatgtacttatgtatgtatgtatgtatgtatgtatgtactatGTACTGATGACATAGGCAGCCCCTGCAGGGGAAAggagcttacacacacacacacacacacacacacacacacacacacacacacacacacacacacacacacacacacacacacacatgtacacacacaccctcagggTTTCCCCCACAACCTGGCCATGTCCCCATAACCATGTGTCACTGCTTTCAGACCAGCCCAGTACTTCAGAACAATCTCAGTACTTCAGAACGATCCCAGTACTTCAGAACGATCTCAGTACTTCAGAACGAACCCAGTACTTCAGAACAATCTCAGTACTTCAGAACGAACCCAGTACTTCAGAACAATCTCAGTACTTCAGAACGAACCCAGTACTTCAGAACAATCTCAGTACTTCAGAACTACTCTAGTAGCTCAGAACAAAATCTAATACTGCCAGAATAATCCAGTAGTTCAGATCTAACCCACCTCCTCAGAATCGGCACAGAACTTCAGAGCCAACCCAGAACTTCTGCACTAACTATTGCAGTGGATCAGAACCGTCCTGTCCTATCAGAACCGTCCTGTCCTATCAGAACCATCCCGTCCTATCAGAACCACCCCATCCTATCAGAACCACCCGCCCTATCAGAACCACCCCGTCCTATCAGAACCACCCGCCCTATCAGAACCACCCCGCCCTATCAGAACCACCCCGCCCTATCAGTGCTCTCTAGTGGGTTGGTTTGCTTCTCTGTTCTCACTGCTGTTCTTGCTGTCGTGGGCCTGTttcactccactacattacagtttacaacacaaaacagatgtgcgcaaacacacactctctctttctctctctctctctctctctctctctctctcacacacacacacacacacacacacacacacacacacacacacacatatgtatacatacacacacacacataccaagaTCCCAGGGTGggtacatacaagcacacagtgACCCACACAGGCAAGCAAATATACATGCTAATTAAATACACATGTGATCACTTGTAAACATACAAATGTaaaaacactgacacacacacacacacacacacacacacacacacacacaggtttggcTAATCCCCTGCTGATGGTTCTTGGTGCAATAGTACACGAGCCGGTCTTGTTTACTTTAATAAAACATATCTCAGTGAGCTTGCATGTTAACATAATCTTTCTCAATAAATAGACAAATCCAAGCCAAAGGTTTCAAAATGTCAGTGATGCAAGACTGAGGTTTGTGAGCACTGGTTCTGCATGGTGGTTCTGTGTGCCTGCTCGAGTGCCTGACTCACACCCCTGCTCTGGGTGTGTGGCGCCTTCCGCACGACCCTCCGCACACTTCCCCACACACAGTTACGTACGTATCGCCTTTAGAAAGCGATTGACAACAGCAGCGTGTCGGCAGGTCTCAGATAATCAGCAGTCTGAGGGCAGCCGAAGGACACGAGAACCTCTTCACATTAATCCAGCAGGATCAGCAGGGCCGCCTTTCAAATCTGCTTCATGTCCATTTATTGTGAGAGTATCATGTAATAAATGCTTAATATTTTCTAAGCAAATATATCAAATGTTTAAATAGCAATAATAAATAGTCCATGTCTTCATAATAAATTCAGATATCCTCTTTAATAATCTTGagaattatttatatatatatatatatatatatatatatatatatatatatatatatatatatatatatatatatatagtgaaaGAATTCAGATGATTGGTTGGTTACGTGTTTTTTACGCAAACGTCACTGGACTGAAGGTCTTGTTTCCTTTCTGGGCTgtttccacctgctgtgatcctGACCAGGTTGTTTCCCCTACATCAGGGGTTCTTTAGTGTGGCCCCCATGCCAGGGGACGTGGTCTGGGAAGAACCCCCTCTAAACCTGAACTGTCTTGTTAAGTGATCGTCACCAGGCATGGTCGTGTACCTCCATGGCATGTCGtctatctcctctcctcctcgcAGTCCTTCACCACTCCAACTCCAACGCCATCACCGCGAGAAGGTGGAGCCATCAAATGTGACAAAATGTGTTGTAGTTGCTGCTTTGACGTAAGCAAACCAGTTAGTTGTAGTGTCTGGTGACACTGGGACGCATAGCAGCGCACATACTGGCTAAAAATATACTTACACGTCCGAGTTATTTAAAACCCAACGTCCAGCGGGCAGACTGCTCATCAAGTTGGGAGACTTCGAGCTGACAGGGTTAATGATTCCCTCTTATTAAACCTTTAATACGTACGAAATTAAATATCGCACTCGTGTTACATGTCAGGAAATCTGCGTACGATTAATGTCCCGAGGCAGGCTTTCTTGTCATttaattttaaattaatttagtTGCGCTTTCTTTATCTACAGAGGTCAGTTTGCTTTTTTCAATTTATATCTCTCAGAGCAGACCCCCTCCTCCAAACCCCCACACGTTTAGAAAAATACACTTTTAAAAAATGCTTTTCTAGAAACACAATCAGGTCCATTCCCTCAGTCAAATACCTCCAGCAGAGACGTGCACAATGTCCCCAGCGGCCTCCCggatcagaggtggacattccaggttcagaaagtaaaagtcctgaccaagattttgctcaggcttcctggattgtgttgattccacaaattttacctggttgaactaattagaaaatccatcaagcttgagtaaaatccacGGGAAAAAAACCCAGAAAATCCCGGATCTGCCTACTGAACTTCATGTCACTTTTAATTAGACTCTCCATTACTATGTTAACAACTACAagtattactactactactactactactactactactactactactactattactactactattactactactactactactattactactactactactactactactactactactactactactactactactattactactactactactattactactactactactactattactactactactattactactactactattactactactattactactactactactattactactactactactactattactattactactactactactactactactactactattactactactactgttaataataataataataataataataataataataataatgtttaacAATAATTTTTATAAAAGTTTATTAAACTTTCTGACAACAGCTTGTCACATTTTACCAGTACACACAAAAATATCAAATAATGGACATAACTAATATAAATATGAAATAATGCTTTAAATGGAATAAGGTTAAGGAAAACATGAGTGTTTAAACCTGAAACGTTGTAAGATCTGACACAATCAAAAATCATATGCAGTTGAATATCCAGCAAAGAAAGAAATCCTCTGTTATTAACTCATTATAGTAGGTTAAGAAATCCTGTTATTAACCCATTATAGTAGGTTAAGAGTCAGTATTACTGCACGTCCATGTCCTGTGGGACACGAGGACTCTGAATGGCACTGTTTTTGTGCCATGCGTCACTTGATTCTCCTCTAAAACGTATGGGGTCTGTAAGATACGTGGAGCAAATAAAGGTAAACGAAAGGAAACAAAGGTAGAGTGCTTGCGTTCTGGAGAGGCTCTGAGTTTTACAGTCAGACATTAGTGTGACCTGCGTACCACGCAGCGCTGGAGGTAGGCGTCCTGCGTGTCCCGCGTGTCCTGCGTGTAAGCGCTAGTGTCTGCTTCAAAGACGCCGTGTGGTAGGTGCCCACCAGATGAGAACTACATCACTGCTCATTGTTTTGTCTGATTCCCTCCCCTTTTCCATTTCCTCTGGTTCTGTCCACTTCACTTTCCATTaatctgagacagagagagagactgaaagaaaaagagagagagtgtgtgtgtgtgtgtgtgagagagagagagagaggtgtgtgtgtgtgtgtgtgtatgtgtgtgtgtgtgtgtttgtgtgtgtgagagagagagagagtgtgtgtgtgtgtgtgtgtgtgtgtgtgtttgtgtgtgtttgtgtgtgtgagagagagtgtgtgtgtgtgtgtgtgtgtgtgtgtgtgtgtttgtgtgtgtgagagagagagagagagaggacacagggAGCAGTGGTAGATTAATGGGGTTCTTCCTCTCTGGGTTTGTACTGCAGCTATACGTCTTCATTCTGATACTTTCTCTCTGGCTCCACTCCCAGCTGCCCAGATGCAAGCAATCTCCAGGAGACAGAGATAAAcgggaaaggaagagagagagagggggagagggagagagaaaggactgagagtgagaagagagagagagagaagactgagagtgagaaaagagagagtgagagagagtgagagagagagagagagagtgagagagagagagtgagagagagagagagagagagagtgagagagagagagagagagagagagaaggaaggagctGACATTGTCCTGTTGTCCTCTCCGTGCCTGTGCTACTTTAAGTCTGGTGGCTGTAAGAGTAGAGGGCCACGTCCTGCCTCTTTCACATTTGtttcactctagtttctcccgAACATCTGGAAAcagctgcatgtgtgtctgaagccccagaaacccccccccccccagcatgtGTCAGGGCCGTGGCCTCATGCAGCTGAGGTCTTGAAGCCCTCCCGTGCTGGGCAGCTCTCCGAGGAGCAGTCCACAGGCTCAACATCCCCCACCACGGCCGGGGCGCTCGCCCCACACATGCcgcagggttggggttagggttaggttagggttaggcctGGGCTTTTATCTCGGGGTCTCCTGCTGTTCTCCACTGCTCTCCAGAGGACGTGCCTGAGGAACATCTCGGGCCTGAGGAACATCTCTCAACTGACACGTGTTTCTCCGCCATAGCGTGGGTCGGTGGCCGAGTTGACCACGCCTCCCAAACTGTCTGCTTGGAgctcacacaacaacaacaacaaaaaatcaaCAACCCTGGGGGTGTGTccagaggggcggggcttgtaCGCGGTCAGGCGATGATTCTCCTGTGGCTGGTGACCAGCACCGTCTggctctccctccttctctccttcttcttctccaGCCGCACCTTCCAGCAGACAACGCTGAGGCCCAGGAGGCCCAGGCCGGCCGACAGCAGCACCAGGCCAAAGTAGGAGATGGTGGAGCCGTGGGAGTTGAAGGTGTAGGCCACGGCTGTCACCACGATGCCTGCGATGAGCACCACCACGCCGAACGGCACCGTGCAGCGGTAGCAGGACAGTTCTGCCCCGCCCGTGGCAGCTGACAGCTGCCCCTCGGTCACCAGAGGGATGTTGACCACCGTCACCAGAGGAGTGAGGGCTACCTCGTTGTTGTTACTCTTATCTGTGAGCGATCTCTCCGGGGCCGTCATGGCACCTTTCAGGGGCTCTTCGGGCATTGCTGGGTTGTGTTTTATACTCGGTGGAGACTGCACGAACCACAGGATGGTCCTCGCGGTGAGCAGACCTCTCTCAGTACTCACACCCACGGAGCTGGCGACGACAAACAGGACATCATCGTTTATACCGCTCAATATATGTTGACATTGAACTATAGGTTCGTTTTTCACAGAGAAGGCTAAATAAAtacggtcccccccccccccccccccccccatgaggAAAGATTAAACCTGTCCACGCTTCACTCGGTCACACAAGACGCTAACG
This Brachyhypopomus gauderio isolate BG-103 chromosome 6, BGAUD_0.2, whole genome shotgun sequence DNA region includes the following protein-coding sequences:
- the tmem100a gene encoding transmembrane protein 100, which encodes MPEEPLKGAMTAPERSLTDKSNNNEVALTPLVTVVNIPLVTEGQLSAATGGAELSCYRCTVPFGVVVLIAGIVVTAVAYTFNSHGSTISYFGLVLLSAGLGLLGLSVVCWKVRLEKKKERRRESQTVLVTSHRRIIA